In the Phycisphaerales bacterium genome, GTTTTTGGTTGGCTTATTGCCCGGCGGCGCACAGCGAAGAGCAACACCAATGTAAACATCCTTAAGAATGAGACCATCATCGATATCAACACTGTGGGCTTGATTGGCTAATCCCACCCGGTGTAGGCCGTCAAAAAGAAAGTCTCCTGATCGATCACCTGTAAAGACGCGTCCAGTTCGGTTGGCGCCATGCGCACCAGGCGCTAGACCAACGATCAGAAGGTTGGCTCTTGGATCTCCAAAACCAGGAACAGGCCGAGACCAATATGAACAATCAGCATATGCTCGACGCTTCGTGTGACCAATCTCTGTGCAGTAAGACCGGAGCTCAGGGCACCGTTTGCATTCAATGATCACATCATTGAGTACTTGAAGCCTTTTGTCGGGTGAGATGCCTTTACTCATCTGCATGAGTCAGTGCCGGCTCGTCAAGCATTGGCACTAAGTTGATGCCACCATCCGCATCAACAGACAACTGGTACTCCTGGCCCGCCCGTACGCGCTTATAAGCAGCCTCGCCTTGAGCAACACGTACCCCCATCGCAGCAGCAATACGAGCATCTGTGGCCAATTGCCAAAAGTGCGACCAAATATCCTGCTGATAGGTGCCCAATTCACTCACTGAATATGCAGGAGGAATACCACCGGGCGTATCAATGCTGAGTCCCTCAATCGGTGCCATCTGGTCCGAGAAAACACGCCGCAGCAAGATCAGGGTGCGCCCCTGTAGAGGATGGCCGGTTGCAACCGCTTCCTCGGCAAATTTGACCGTCCATGTATCGATGTAGATCACATCGCTTGGAACAGTAAATTCCTGCCGAGCCAATTCGCTGCCATCTTCATCAAGCTCGATAAAGCGGAATGTGGTGCTATCGACT is a window encoding:
- a CDS encoding uracil-DNA glycosylase — its product is MSKGISPDKRLQVLNDVIIECKRCPELRSYCTEIGHTKRRAYADCSYWSRPVPGFGDPRANLLIVGLAPGAHGANRTGRVFTGDRSGDFLFDGLHRVGLANQAHSVDIDDGLILKDVYIGVALRCAPPGNKPTKNQLVACQDYLSEEISILAPRVVLCLGGIAFNTMLRWCRSQEFDVPKPSPKFGHGVEVSVGDLTLLGCYHVSQQNTFTGRLTPAMLDQVLEQAKSLAFA